One Triplophysa rosa linkage group LG9, Trosa_1v2, whole genome shotgun sequence genomic window carries:
- the fbxo5 gene encoding F-box only protein 5, whose amino-acid sequence MKCTAHSEDSTVLSQMEKPETDLNEVKGHTVSPRKPAGPRSPAVSTPLESRSKGPHNKENYQDKCLTQEVASDDEVVLSSFGEDSGYLSLQNSRVEHVEADGVNSLERGEEKCVSSQSSDIECHSTPCLPVLQFQEEVCRELVKSFKKSRSYDWTVVSKVAEHYGLHNVIGGKMGLEFVDVLSGLLRKDMRHILARILGLLGDRDLISCKKVSRSWRKIICQDQMALRRCREAERAQRDSGRPVGSLSRDFTLSRVVFSCMQGVASTPIHKAVKKTQCQTSGGQNTSRPSRFQQFHEVAKSLKQHESLRACVLCGSPARFDGVMQQAVCMRRSCLFESCTRCHSAYHGSAPCRSTVRTFSSSQNALVAGSARSKRSVRRL is encoded by the exons ATGAAGTGTACAGCACACAGTGAGGATTCCACAGTTTTAAGCCAGATGGAGAAACCTGAAACAGACCTCAATGAAGTCAAGGGTCACACCGTTTCACCACGAAAACCAGCCGGCCCTCGCTCCCCTGCAGTctccacccctctggagagcaGAAGTAAAGGCCCTCACAATAAAGAGAACTACCAGGACAAGTGCCTGACGCAGGAGGTGGCGTCCGACGATGAGGTCGTTCTGAGCAGTTTCGGCGAGGACAGCGGATACCTTTCCCTCCAAAACAGCCGGGTAGAACACGTGGAGGCGGACGGTGTGAACTCATTGGAGAGGGGTGAAGAGAAATGCGTGTCCTCTCAGTCCTCGGACATTGAGTGTCATTCTACGCCCTGTCTGCCCGTGCTCCAGTTTCAGGAGGAGGTGTGCAGGGAACTGGTGAAAAGCTTTAAAAAGAGCAGAAGTTACGATTGGACGGTCGTCAGTAAAGTTGCTGAGCATTATGGGCTTCATAATGTGATTGGTGGGAAAATGGGGCTGGAGTTTGTGGACGTTCTTTCTGGCCTGTTGAGGAAAGACATGCGGCACATTCTTGCCAGGATCTTGGGCCTGCTGGGAGATCGTGACTTGATAAG CTGTAAAAAAGTGAGCCGGTCGTGGCGGAAAATCATCTGCCAGGATCAGATGGCCCTTCGGAGGTGCAGAGAAGCAGAGAGAGCACAAAGG GATTCTGGACGGCCTGTGGGATCTTTGTCTCGGGACTTCACCTTAAGCAGGGTGGTGTTCTCTTGTATGCAGGGCGTTGCCTCTACACCCATTCACAAAGCTGTTAAAAAGACCCAGTGCCAGACGAGCGGAGGGCAAAACACATCCAGACCAAGTCGCTTCCAACAGTTTCATGAG GTTGCTAAATCACTAAAACAGCACGAATCTCTGCGAGCGTGCGTCCTCTGCGGCTCTCCGGCACGCTTTGACGGAGTCATGCAGCAGGCGGTCTGCATGCGGCGCAGCTGCTTGTTTGAAAGTTGCACACGGTGTCATTCAGCATATCACGGTTCTGCCCCGTGCCGCAGCACCGTCCGGACTTTCTCCTCATCCCAAAACGCACTTGTCGCCGGCTCCGCTCGGAGCAAAAGGAGCGTCAGGCGTCTCTGA
- the vip gene encoding VIP peptides, protein MFKAMLVRNGFQLLLFISLCSVFYTRTLSLPYPSMRDPRHADGLFTSGYSKLLGQLSARRYLESLIGKRVSDDLLEDQAPMKRHSDAIFTDNYSRFRKQMAVKKYLNSVLTGKRSQEDPPSVQEELTGGETTYRESYDDVTVDRLLNHIPLPF, encoded by the exons AT GTTTAAAGCGATGCTCGTGAGGAACGGCTTTCAGCTTTTGCTCTTCATATCCCTTTGCAGTGTTTTTTATACCCGGACCTTAAGTTTACCCTACCCCTCCATGAG AGATCCCAGACACGCCGACGGTCTCTTCACAAGTGGATACAGTAAACTTCTCGGTCAGCTATCGGCCAGACGGTATCTGGAGTCGTTGATTGGAAAGCGGGTGAG tGATGATTTGCTGGAAGACCAGGCACCAATGAAGCGTCATTCAGACGCAATATTCACAGACAACTACAGCCGCTTTCGCAAGCAGATGGCGGTGAAGAAATATCTCAACTCGGTGCTCACGGGAAAGAGAAG TCAAGAAGACCCACCCAGCGTGCAGGAGGAGTTGACTGGTGGAGAGACCACGTATCGGGAGAGCTACGATGACGTCACTGTAGATCGACTTCTGAATCATATACCATTG CCTTTCTGA